The Verrucomicrobium spinosum DSM 4136 = JCM 18804 DNA segment GAAAAGGGGATCAGCCTCGACGTGCGCGAGATTGACGGTGCCAGCAACAACGGTGTGGAGCAGGTGCGTGAGCTGCGTGAGGAGGTGAAATTTGCCCCCACCCGCTGCCGGTACAAGATCTACTACATCGATGAGGTGCACATGCTGAGCACGGCGGCCTTCAACGCGCTGTTGAAGACTTTGGAAGAGCCGCCAGAGCACGTGAAGTTCATCTTCGCCACCACTGAGGCGCATAAGGTCCTGCCGACGATCATCAGCCGCTGTCAGCGGTTTGATCTGCGCCGCATTCCTGCCGGTCTCATTGCCAAGCATCTCCTGCACATCGCCACCCTGGAAAAGGTGGCCTTGAGCGAAAAGGCTGCCTATGCGATTGCCAAGGGGGCAGAAGGCGGGATGCGTGACGCGCAGTCCATGCTGGACCAGTTGGTGGCCTTCTGCGGGGAGCGGATTGAAGAACAGGATGTGCTCGACATTTTTGGGTTCACCCGGGGTGAAACGGTGGCCAATCTGGCAGCACGCGTTCTGGACCGCGATACGGTTGGGGCACTGAAGGAGCTCCACTCCCAGGCCGACACCGGCAAAGACCTTGGGCGCCTGTTGACCGACCTCATCCAGCATTTTCGCACTCTTCTGGTTCATCAGGTGGATCCGGCAGCGGCGGAGGAGGATCTCTCGCCAGAGGTGGCGGACATGGTCAGGCAACAGTCCGCCATGGTGCAGGCTGAATCCCTGCTCCGGGTGATGGACGGCCTTGCTGAGGTGGATGCCCGCATGCGCTGGGCCAGCAACAAGCTGCTGCATCTTGAAATTGGCGTCATCCAGGCTGTGCAGACCCTTGGAGAAGTGACCTTGAGCGAGGTGATTGAGGCCTTGGGTGGCGCACCCAGTCCGGATTTGATTGCCAGGCGAGCTGCTCCTCCCGTGCCATCCCGTGCCGTGGTGGAGGCTCCAGCCGCGGAGCGCCCTCGGCCAGCGCCTGTGGCGGTGGCGGCTCCGACGCCTGCACCAGTTTCTTTATCCACGCCGAAGCCTGCTGCCGCACCGGTAGTTGAGCCAGCGCCGCTCCCGGCACTCTTCCGTGAGGAGCCACCACCTCA contains these protein-coding regions:
- the dnaX gene encoding DNA polymerase III subunit gamma/tau, which gives rise to MLDGHLRLEIKNAEMRGGKDGAPRYDWRVSYQVFARKYRPRTFEDVLGQDHVVRTLRNAIAQNRLAHAYLFVGPRGTGKTSTARIFAKALNCPNGPRVDFDPDDEVCVEIEKGISLDVREIDGASNNGVEQVRELREEVKFAPTRCRYKIYYIDEVHMLSTAAFNALLKTLEEPPEHVKFIFATTEAHKVLPTIISRCQRFDLRRIPAGLIAKHLLHIATLEKVALSEKAAYAIAKGAEGGMRDAQSMLDQLVAFCGERIEEQDVLDIFGFTRGETVANLAARVLDRDTVGALKELHSQADTGKDLGRLLTDLIQHFRTLLVHQVDPAAAEEDLSPEVADMVRQQSAMVQAESLLRVMDGLAEVDARMRWASNKLLHLEIGVIQAVQTLGEVTLSEVIEALGGAPSPDLIARRAAPPVPSRAVVEAPAAERPRPAPVAVAAPTPAPVSLSTPKPAAAPVVEPAPLPALFREEPPPQAPVPPLFRDEPPQTDRPAPVAVAPTPPPVAVPAEVPPAVEPAAPTPAPAPVAEAPTSPPAAAGGTPEEQWRQIKDRFRIKSPLKADYLDVAAFQSCEGKTLRIGMPTSEAGHRDALLYAPVRKALEEIMSDVIGRPMMLEINLDPSMEPPPMAEPMFTFSDPEPAPAKAPAAPKPEPKAEAKSEAAKPAINEDFYNDPLIQEALVKFKATLVKP